One Silene latifolia isolate original U9 population chromosome 4, ASM4854445v1, whole genome shotgun sequence DNA segment encodes these proteins:
- the LOC141653687 gene encoding casein kinase II subunit beta-1-like isoform X2, with the protein MYKERGGSKVSEMVDRKRINEALDKHLQRSSPSTSKGLNGKDHVVNNKERFLAAAVQSNVAASSGGGKQPADQRSPSLFKSRSDEESETDSEESDVSGSEGDDTSWISWFCNLRGNEFFCEVDDDYIQDDFNLCGLSSQVPYYEYALDLILDVESSHGDMFTEEQNELVESAAEMLYGLIHARYVLTSKGMAAMLEKYKSYDFGRCPRVYCCGQPCLPVGQSDLPRSSTVKIYCPKCEDIYYPRSKYQGNVDGAYFGTTFPHLFLMTYPHLKPQKPSQNYTPRVFGFKLHKP; encoded by the exons ATGTATAAGGAAAGAGGAGGATCGAAGGTATCGGAAATGGTGGATCGAAAAAGAATAAATGAAGCGTTGGATAAACACTTGCAAAGATCGTCGCCGTCGACTTCGAAAGGATTGAATGGTAAAGATCATGTTGTTAATAACAAGGAACGCTTTTTGGCCGCCGCGGTGCAATCAAACGTCGCGGCCTCTAGCGGCGGAGGAAAACAGCCGGCCGATCAACGGTCGCCTTCTCTGTTTAAGAGTCGGTCTGACG AGGAATCAGAGACTGATAGCGAAGAGTCTGATGTTAGCGGATCCGAAGGCGATGACACTTCTTGGATTTCATGGTTTTGCAACTTGCGGGGGAATGAGTTTTTTTGTGAAGTTGATGATGATTACATTCAAGATGATTTCAACCTTTGTGGTTTAAGTAGTCAAGTTCCTTATTATGAGTATGCCCTGGATTTGATATTGGATGTGGAATCCTCACATG GTGATATGTTTACTGAGGAACAGAATGAACTTGTTGAATCTGCAGCTGAAATGCTGTATGGTTTAATTCATGCTCGATACGTATTGACCAGTAAAGGCATGGCCGCAATG CTCGAGAAATACAAAAGTTATGATTTTGGGAGATGTCCCAGGGTTTATTGCTGTGGACAACCCTGCCTCCCTGTTGGTCAATCTGATCTTCCACGATCAAGCACTGTGAAGATCTACTGCCCTAAATGCGAAGATATATACTATCCCCGATCCAAATATCAAGGCA ACGTTGATGGTGCTTATTTTGGGACAACATTTCCTCACCTCTTCTTGATGACGTACCCACATCTAAAGCCTCAGAAGCCAAGTCAGAACTATACTCCAAGAGTGTTTGGTTTTAAGCTCCACAAGCCATGA
- the LOC141653687 gene encoding casein kinase II subunit beta-1-like isoform X1, which yields MYKERGGSKVSEMVDRKRINEALDKHLQRSSPSTSKGLNGKDHVVNNKERFLAAAVQSNVAASSGGGKQPADQRSPSLFKSRSDAEESETDSEESDVSGSEGDDTSWISWFCNLRGNEFFCEVDDDYIQDDFNLCGLSSQVPYYEYALDLILDVESSHGDMFTEEQNELVESAAEMLYGLIHARYVLTSKGMAAMLEKYKSYDFGRCPRVYCCGQPCLPVGQSDLPRSSTVKIYCPKCEDIYYPRSKYQGNVDGAYFGTTFPHLFLMTYPHLKPQKPSQNYTPRVFGFKLHKP from the exons ATGTATAAGGAAAGAGGAGGATCGAAGGTATCGGAAATGGTGGATCGAAAAAGAATAAATGAAGCGTTGGATAAACACTTGCAAAGATCGTCGCCGTCGACTTCGAAAGGATTGAATGGTAAAGATCATGTTGTTAATAACAAGGAACGCTTTTTGGCCGCCGCGGTGCAATCAAACGTCGCGGCCTCTAGCGGCGGAGGAAAACAGCCGGCCGATCAACGGTCGCCTTCTCTGTTTAAGAGTCGGTCTGACG CAGAGGAATCAGAGACTGATAGCGAAGAGTCTGATGTTAGCGGATCCGAAGGCGATGACACTTCTTGGATTTCATGGTTTTGCAACTTGCGGGGGAATGAGTTTTTTTGTGAAGTTGATGATGATTACATTCAAGATGATTTCAACCTTTGTGGTTTAAGTAGTCAAGTTCCTTATTATGAGTATGCCCTGGATTTGATATTGGATGTGGAATCCTCACATG GTGATATGTTTACTGAGGAACAGAATGAACTTGTTGAATCTGCAGCTGAAATGCTGTATGGTTTAATTCATGCTCGATACGTATTGACCAGTAAAGGCATGGCCGCAATG CTCGAGAAATACAAAAGTTATGATTTTGGGAGATGTCCCAGGGTTTATTGCTGTGGACAACCCTGCCTCCCTGTTGGTCAATCTGATCTTCCACGATCAAGCACTGTGAAGATCTACTGCCCTAAATGCGAAGATATATACTATCCCCGATCCAAATATCAAGGCA ACGTTGATGGTGCTTATTTTGGGACAACATTTCCTCACCTCTTCTTGATGACGTACCCACATCTAAAGCCTCAGAAGCCAAGTCAGAACTATACTCCAAGAGTGTTTGGTTTTAAGCTCCACAAGCCATGA